A section of the Meles meles chromosome 8, mMelMel3.1 paternal haplotype, whole genome shotgun sequence genome encodes:
- the LOC123949368 gene encoding olfactory receptor 4C46-like translates to MVNRNNVTEFVLLGLTENPKMQKVIFFVFLVIYIVSVVANVLTVVTITTSSLLGSPMYFFLANLSFIDACYSSVNNPKLIIDSLREKKTTTFNACIIQIFGEHFIGGADVILLTVMAYDRYVAICKPLHYTTIMNRRVCGLLMGVAWVGGFLHGAIQILFIIPLPFCGPNVIDHFMCDLNPLLNLVCTDTHTLGLFVAANSGFICVLLFLLLIISYVVILRSLRNRSLEARRKALSTCVSHITVVVLFFVPCLFVYMRPPVTLSIDKAVAVFYTMITPMLNPLIYALRNDQMKNAIRKLCSRKVISSEK, encoded by the coding sequence ATGGTGAATAGGAACAACGTGACAGAGTTTGTTCTTCTGGGACTCACAGAGAATCCAAAGATGCAGAAAGTCATATTTTTCGTGTTTTTGGTCATTTACATTGTCTCTGTGGTAGCAAATGTTCTCACCGTGGTCACTATCACCACCAGCTCATTACTGGGGTCCCCTATgtactttttccttgccaatctCTCCTTCATTGATGCCTGTTATTCTTCTGTTAATAACCCTAAACTGATCATAGATTCACTCCGTGAAAAGAAGACCACTACATTCAATGCATGTATAATCCAAATCTTTGGGGAACATTTCATTGGAGGTGCTGATGTCATCCTACTTactgtgatggcctatgaccgctatgtggccatctgcaagccattgCACTACACGACCATCATGAATCGGCGGGTGTGTGGCCTGTTAATGGGAGTGGCGTGGGTGGGAGGTTTTCTTCATGGAGCCATACAGATCCTCTTTATCATCCCTTTACCCTTCTGTGGCCCTAATGTCATAGATCACTTTATGTGTGATCTGAACCCTTTGCTCAATCTTGTCTGCACTGATACCCACACTCTAGGGCTCTTTGTTGCTGCCAACAGTGGTTTCATCTGTGTCTTACTCTTCCTCCTCTTGATCATCTCCTATGTGGTCATTTTGCGTTCCCTAAGGAACCGTAGCTTGGAGGCAAGGCGTaaagccctctccacctgtgtCTCCCACATCACAGTGGTTGTCCTATTCTTTGTGCCCTGCTTATTTGTGTACATGAGACCTCCGGTTACTTTATCTATTGATAAAGCAGTTGCAGTGTTCTACACTATGATAACGCCAATGTTAAATCCTTTAATCTATGCCTTGAGAAATGATcagatgaaaaatgccattaggaAATTGTGTAGTAGAAAAGTTATTtcaagtgagaaataa
- the LOC123949424 gene encoding olfactory receptor 4P4-like: MKNQKNISEFVLLGLSYNQNIEMFCFVLFLYCYVALLAGNFLILVSIRCSSLFHQPMYYFLIHLSSMDICYTSTVTPKLIADLLVERKTISYSNCMLQIFTMHFFGGVEIFILTAMAFDRYAAICKPLHYVIIMNRKRCHLLVLAAWAGGAIHALPLFSTAIGLPFCGPNEIDHYFCDVFPLLKLACTDTYITGVLVVAFSGMISLVTFIVLFVSYGIILFTLRNLSAEGRRKALSTCWSHVTVVILFFGPVIFIYLRPPTTFPEDKIFALFYTIIAPMFNPLIYTLRNSEMKKAVKKVWCSSLFSKDSHS; encoded by the coding sequence atgaaaaaccagaaaaacatCTCAGAATTCGTACTTCTAGGACTTTCATATAACCAGAACATAGAAATGTTTTGCTTTGTGCTCTTCTTATACTGCTATGTTGCCCTGTTGGCAGGAAACTTTCTGATCCTTGTCTCCATTCGATGCAGTTCCCTTTTTCACCAACCCATGTACTACTTCCTCATCCACTTATCTTCTATGGACATCTGCTATACCTCTACCGTCACACCCAAGTTAATTGCTGACCTGTTAGTGGAAAGAAAAACCATCTCCTACAGTAATTGCATGTTACAGATCTTTACCATGCACTTTTTCGGAGGCGTTGAGATCTTCATTCTTACTGCCATGGCCTTCGATCGCTACGCTGCCATCTGCAAACCTCTCCACTATGTGATTATCATGAACAGGAAAAGATGCCACCTCCTAGTCTTAGCTGCTTGGGCTGGTGGGGCCATCCATGCCTTACCTCTGTTTTCTACTGCAATTGGTTTGCCCTTCTGTGGTCCTAATGAAATCGATCACTACTTCTGTGATGTTTTTCCTTTGCTAAAGCTGGCCTGTACTGATACCTACATCACTGGTGTCCTTGTGGTTGCCTTTTCAGGTATGATTTCCTTAGTAACCTTTATtgtcttatttgtttcttatgggaTAATATTGTTCACTTTAAGAAATCTCTCAGCTGAGGGAAGACgcaaagccctctccacctgtTGGTCTCATGTCACTGTGGTCATCTTATTTTTTGGGCCTGTAATCTTTATCTACCTTAGACCACCTACTACTTTTCCAGAGGACAAGATATTTGCTCTATTTTACACCATCATTGCTCCTATGTTCAATCCCTTAATCTATACTCTGAgaaattcagagatgaaaaaagCAGTGAAAAAGGTTTGGTGCTCATCATTGTTTTCAAAGGACTCACACTCTTAA